One window of the Eucalyptus grandis isolate ANBG69807.140 chromosome 8, ASM1654582v1, whole genome shotgun sequence genome contains the following:
- the LOC104414398 gene encoding uncharacterized protein LOC104414398 isoform X1, which produces MMRGFSCTEDGDAPSTSSTSPPPPPPPPHRQQMQAPRASSSSSGQPTSRRSTGNVFKLLARREVSPRSKHSLKKFWGEASECQLCPFQQSYEAVRDVRRSLISWVEAFSLQHLSAKYCPLMPPPRSTIAAAFSPDGKILASTHGDHTVKLIDSQTGSCLKVLRGHRRTPWVVRFHPLYPEILASGSLDHEVHLWDANTAECIGSRNFYRPIASIAFHAQGDLLAVASGHKLYIWHYNRSGETSSPTIVLRTPRSLRAVHFHPHAAPFLLTAEVNDLDLTDSAMTLATSPGYLHYPPPTIYLADAHSNERSRLEDELPLMPSPLLMWPSFTRDDGRATLPHIGGDVGLSGQQRVDSLSSGQYEFHPSPFEPSSSTSMHEETGTDPFSSVRESEVTQSAMNIVDNTEVQPEERSTYSFSFSDPRFWELPSVYGWLVGQTQAAPRTAPSPGALETASALGEVASVSPVRSEFMPGGMDQPRLGGRSGSGCRSSGSRMMRTAGLNDHPHDENYPQSVVSKLRSELEASLAAAASTELPCTVKLRVWPYDMKDPCALFRSESCRLTIPHAVLCSEMGAHFSPCGRFFAACVACVLPQLEADPVLHGQVDPDVTGVATSPTRHPVSAYQIMYELRIYSLEEATFGMVLASRSIRAAHCLTSIQFSPTSEHLLLAYGRRHNSLLKSIVIDGENTVPIYSILEVYRVSDMELVRVLPSAEDEVNVACFHPSVGGGLIYGTKEGKLRILQIDSSGGLNPKSTGFLDENMAEVPTYALEC; this is translated from the exons ATGATGAGGGGCTTCTCGTGTACGGAAGATGGCGATGCGCCTTCGACCTCGAGtacttcgccgccgccgccgccgccgccgccccatCGACAGCAGATGCAGGCGCctcgagcttcttcttcttcttctgggcAGCCGACGAGCCGGCGGAG CACTGGCAATGTCTTTAAACTCTTAGCACGAAGAGAGGTCTCTCCACGTTCAAAACATTCTTTAAAGAAGTTTTGGGGAGAAGCCTCAGAGTGTCAGCTCTGTCCCTTCCAGCAAAGTTATGAAGCAGTAAGAGATGTAAGACGAAGTCTCATCTCATG GGTTGAGGCATTTTCACTGCAACATTTGTCTGCCAAATATTGCCCCCTTATGCCTCCTCCAAGATCAACGATTGCTGCAGCCTTTAGTCCTGATGGGAAAATACTTGCTTCAACACA TGGAGATCATACTGTCAAACTTATTGATTCTCAGACGGGGAGTTGTTTAAAGGTGTTAAGGGGTCATAGGAGGACACCGTGGGTG GTAAGGTTCCACCCCTTGTACCCAGAGATCCTTGCAAGTGGTAGTTTGGATCATGAAGTTCACCtgtgggatgcaaatactgCAGAGTGCATAGGATCTCGCAATTTTT ACCGTCCTATTGCATCCATTGCGTTCCACGCCCAAGGAGATCTTCTTGCTGTTGCATCTGGTCACAAG TTGTACATTTGGCACTACAATAGAAGTGGAGAGACATCATCACCAACTATTGTTTTGAGGACACCACGATCTCTTAGGGCTGTGCATTTCCATCCACATGCAGCTCCATTTCTTTTAACAGCTGAG GTCAATGACCTTGACTTGACAGATTCGGCTATGACCCTGGCAACTTCTCCCGGTTATTTGCACTACCCTCCTCCTACTATATATCTTGCAGATGCTCATTCTAATGAAAGATCTAGGTTGGAAGATGAACTGCCTCTCATGCCTTCACCATTGTTGATGTGGCCTTCCTTTACTAGAGATGATGGAAGAGCAACCTTGCCACACATAGGTGGGGATGTTGGTCTTAGTGGACAGCAGAGGGTAGACTCGTTGTCTTCAGGGCAGTATGAATTCCATCCATCTCCATTTGAACCTAGCAGCTCTACTTCCATGCATGAAGAGACGGGAACTGATCCTTTCTCTAGTGTAAGGGAATCTGAAGTAACTCAGTCTGCAATGAACATTGTGGACAATACGGAAGTGCAACCTGAAGAGAGAAGTACTTATAGTTTCTCTTTTAGCGACCCAAGGTTTTGGGAGCTGCCTTCGGTGTATGGATGGTTAGTTGGTCAAACCCAAGCTGCCCCTCGAACTGCACCAAGTCCTGGAGCTCTTGAAACTGCATCTGCTCTTGGTGAGGTAGCGAGTGTTTCACCTGTCAGATCTGAATTTATGCCAGGTGGCATGGACCAGCCACGGCTTGGTGGAAGATCTGGGTCTGGATGTCGGTCTTCTGGGTCTCGGATGATGCGCACAGCTGGACTTAATGATCACCCACATGATGAGAACTATCCTCAATCTGTCGTTAGTAAACTCAGGTCTGAACTTGAAGCCTCGCTGGCTGCAGCAGCATCTACAGAGTTGCCATGCACGGTGAAGCTTAGAGTATGGCCATACGACATGAAAGATCCTTGTGCACTTTTTCGTTCAGAAAGTTGCCGCTTAACTATTCCTCATGCAGTTCTATGCAG TGAAATGGGCGCCCATTTTTCTCCTTGTGGCAGATTCTTTGCTGCCTGTGTTGCATGTGTGCTACCTCAGTTGGAAGCTGATCCTGTATTACACGGCCAGGTCGATCCCGATGTCACTGGAGTGGCAACCTCACCTACTAGACACCCTGTTTCTGCTTATCAAATCATGTATGAGCTTCGGATTTATTCCTTGGAGGAGGCAAC ATTTGGAATGGTGCTTGCATCACGATCCATAAGAGCTGCTCATTGTTTAACCTCCATTCAG TTCTCTCCAACATCTGAACACTTACTGCTCGCCTACGGCCGTCGACATAATTCGCTTCTTAAAAGTATAGTCATTGATGGAGAGAATACAGTGCCTATTTACAGTATATTGGAG GTCTACAGAGTTTCTGATATGGAACTTGTGAGAGTTCTTCCCAGTGCGGAAGATGAAGTAAATGTTGCATGCTTTCACCCTTCAGTTGGAGGTGGCCTGATTTATGGAACAAAG GAAGGGAAGTTAAGGATTCTCCAAATTGACAGTTCTGGGGGCTTAAATCCAAAATCAACTGGTTTTCTTGATG
- the LOC104414398 gene encoding uncharacterized protein LOC104414398 isoform X2 has translation MMRGFSCTEDGDAPSTSSTSPPPPPPPPHRQQMQAPRASSSSSGQPTSRRSTGNVFKLLARREVSPRSKHSLKKFWGEASECQLCPFQQSYEAVRDVRRSLISWVEAFSLQHLSAKYCPLMPPPRSTIAAAFSPDGKILASTHGDHTVKLIDSQTGSCLKVLRGHRRTPWVVRFHPLYPEILASGSLDHEVHLWDANTAECIGSRNFYRPIASIAFHAQGDLLAVASGHKVNDLDLTDSAMTLATSPGYLHYPPPTIYLADAHSNERSRLEDELPLMPSPLLMWPSFTRDDGRATLPHIGGDVGLSGQQRVDSLSSGQYEFHPSPFEPSSSTSMHEETGTDPFSSVRESEVTQSAMNIVDNTEVQPEERSTYSFSFSDPRFWELPSVYGWLVGQTQAAPRTAPSPGALETASALGEVASVSPVRSEFMPGGMDQPRLGGRSGSGCRSSGSRMMRTAGLNDHPHDENYPQSVVSKLRSELEASLAAAASTELPCTVKLRVWPYDMKDPCALFRSESCRLTIPHAVLCSEMGAHFSPCGRFFAACVACVLPQLEADPVLHGQVDPDVTGVATSPTRHPVSAYQIMYELRIYSLEEATFGMVLASRSIRAAHCLTSIQFSPTSEHLLLAYGRRHNSLLKSIVIDGENTVPIYSILEVYRVSDMELVRVLPSAEDEVNVACFHPSVGGGLIYGTKEGKLRILQIDSSGGLNPKSTGFLDENMAEVPTYALEC, from the exons ATGATGAGGGGCTTCTCGTGTACGGAAGATGGCGATGCGCCTTCGACCTCGAGtacttcgccgccgccgccgccgccgccgccccatCGACAGCAGATGCAGGCGCctcgagcttcttcttcttcttctgggcAGCCGACGAGCCGGCGGAG CACTGGCAATGTCTTTAAACTCTTAGCACGAAGAGAGGTCTCTCCACGTTCAAAACATTCTTTAAAGAAGTTTTGGGGAGAAGCCTCAGAGTGTCAGCTCTGTCCCTTCCAGCAAAGTTATGAAGCAGTAAGAGATGTAAGACGAAGTCTCATCTCATG GGTTGAGGCATTTTCACTGCAACATTTGTCTGCCAAATATTGCCCCCTTATGCCTCCTCCAAGATCAACGATTGCTGCAGCCTTTAGTCCTGATGGGAAAATACTTGCTTCAACACA TGGAGATCATACTGTCAAACTTATTGATTCTCAGACGGGGAGTTGTTTAAAGGTGTTAAGGGGTCATAGGAGGACACCGTGGGTG GTAAGGTTCCACCCCTTGTACCCAGAGATCCTTGCAAGTGGTAGTTTGGATCATGAAGTTCACCtgtgggatgcaaatactgCAGAGTGCATAGGATCTCGCAATTTTT ACCGTCCTATTGCATCCATTGCGTTCCACGCCCAAGGAGATCTTCTTGCTGTTGCATCTGGTCACAAG GTCAATGACCTTGACTTGACAGATTCGGCTATGACCCTGGCAACTTCTCCCGGTTATTTGCACTACCCTCCTCCTACTATATATCTTGCAGATGCTCATTCTAATGAAAGATCTAGGTTGGAAGATGAACTGCCTCTCATGCCTTCACCATTGTTGATGTGGCCTTCCTTTACTAGAGATGATGGAAGAGCAACCTTGCCACACATAGGTGGGGATGTTGGTCTTAGTGGACAGCAGAGGGTAGACTCGTTGTCTTCAGGGCAGTATGAATTCCATCCATCTCCATTTGAACCTAGCAGCTCTACTTCCATGCATGAAGAGACGGGAACTGATCCTTTCTCTAGTGTAAGGGAATCTGAAGTAACTCAGTCTGCAATGAACATTGTGGACAATACGGAAGTGCAACCTGAAGAGAGAAGTACTTATAGTTTCTCTTTTAGCGACCCAAGGTTTTGGGAGCTGCCTTCGGTGTATGGATGGTTAGTTGGTCAAACCCAAGCTGCCCCTCGAACTGCACCAAGTCCTGGAGCTCTTGAAACTGCATCTGCTCTTGGTGAGGTAGCGAGTGTTTCACCTGTCAGATCTGAATTTATGCCAGGTGGCATGGACCAGCCACGGCTTGGTGGAAGATCTGGGTCTGGATGTCGGTCTTCTGGGTCTCGGATGATGCGCACAGCTGGACTTAATGATCACCCACATGATGAGAACTATCCTCAATCTGTCGTTAGTAAACTCAGGTCTGAACTTGAAGCCTCGCTGGCTGCAGCAGCATCTACAGAGTTGCCATGCACGGTGAAGCTTAGAGTATGGCCATACGACATGAAAGATCCTTGTGCACTTTTTCGTTCAGAAAGTTGCCGCTTAACTATTCCTCATGCAGTTCTATGCAG TGAAATGGGCGCCCATTTTTCTCCTTGTGGCAGATTCTTTGCTGCCTGTGTTGCATGTGTGCTACCTCAGTTGGAAGCTGATCCTGTATTACACGGCCAGGTCGATCCCGATGTCACTGGAGTGGCAACCTCACCTACTAGACACCCTGTTTCTGCTTATCAAATCATGTATGAGCTTCGGATTTATTCCTTGGAGGAGGCAAC ATTTGGAATGGTGCTTGCATCACGATCCATAAGAGCTGCTCATTGTTTAACCTCCATTCAG TTCTCTCCAACATCTGAACACTTACTGCTCGCCTACGGCCGTCGACATAATTCGCTTCTTAAAAGTATAGTCATTGATGGAGAGAATACAGTGCCTATTTACAGTATATTGGAG GTCTACAGAGTTTCTGATATGGAACTTGTGAGAGTTCTTCCCAGTGCGGAAGATGAAGTAAATGTTGCATGCTTTCACCCTTCAGTTGGAGGTGGCCTGATTTATGGAACAAAG GAAGGGAAGTTAAGGATTCTCCAAATTGACAGTTCTGGGGGCTTAAATCCAAAATCAACTGGTTTTCTTGATG
- the LOC104414398 gene encoding uncharacterized protein LOC104414398 isoform X5: MVEAFSLQHLSAKYCPLMPPPRSTIAAAFSPDGKILASTHGDHTVKLIDSQTGSCLKVLRGHRRTPWVVRFHPLYPEILASGSLDHEVHLWDANTAECIGSRNFYRPIASIAFHAQGDLLAVASGHKLYIWHYNRSGETSSPTIVLRTPRSLRAVHFHPHAAPFLLTAEVNDLDLTDSAMTLATSPGYLHYPPPTIYLADAHSNERSRLEDELPLMPSPLLMWPSFTRDDGRATLPHIGGDVGLSGQQRVDSLSSGQYEFHPSPFEPSSSTSMHEETGTDPFSSVRESEVTQSAMNIVDNTEVQPEERSTYSFSFSDPRFWELPSVYGWLVGQTQAAPRTAPSPGALETASALGEVASVSPVRSEFMPGGMDQPRLGGRSGSGCRSSGSRMMRTAGLNDHPHDENYPQSVVSKLRSELEASLAAAASTELPCTVKLRVWPYDMKDPCALFRSESCRLTIPHAVLCSEMGAHFSPCGRFFAACVACVLPQLEADPVLHGQVDPDVTGVATSPTRHPVSAYQIMYELRIYSLEEATFGMVLASRSIRAAHCLTSIQFSPTSEHLLLAYGRRHNSLLKSIVIDGENTVPIYSILEVYRVSDMELVRVLPSAEDEVNVACFHPSVGGGLIYGTKEGKLRILQIDSSGGLNPKSTGFLDENMAEVPTYALEC; this comes from the exons AT GGTTGAGGCATTTTCACTGCAACATTTGTCTGCCAAATATTGCCCCCTTATGCCTCCTCCAAGATCAACGATTGCTGCAGCCTTTAGTCCTGATGGGAAAATACTTGCTTCAACACA TGGAGATCATACTGTCAAACTTATTGATTCTCAGACGGGGAGTTGTTTAAAGGTGTTAAGGGGTCATAGGAGGACACCGTGGGTG GTAAGGTTCCACCCCTTGTACCCAGAGATCCTTGCAAGTGGTAGTTTGGATCATGAAGTTCACCtgtgggatgcaaatactgCAGAGTGCATAGGATCTCGCAATTTTT ACCGTCCTATTGCATCCATTGCGTTCCACGCCCAAGGAGATCTTCTTGCTGTTGCATCTGGTCACAAG TTGTACATTTGGCACTACAATAGAAGTGGAGAGACATCATCACCAACTATTGTTTTGAGGACACCACGATCTCTTAGGGCTGTGCATTTCCATCCACATGCAGCTCCATTTCTTTTAACAGCTGAG GTCAATGACCTTGACTTGACAGATTCGGCTATGACCCTGGCAACTTCTCCCGGTTATTTGCACTACCCTCCTCCTACTATATATCTTGCAGATGCTCATTCTAATGAAAGATCTAGGTTGGAAGATGAACTGCCTCTCATGCCTTCACCATTGTTGATGTGGCCTTCCTTTACTAGAGATGATGGAAGAGCAACCTTGCCACACATAGGTGGGGATGTTGGTCTTAGTGGACAGCAGAGGGTAGACTCGTTGTCTTCAGGGCAGTATGAATTCCATCCATCTCCATTTGAACCTAGCAGCTCTACTTCCATGCATGAAGAGACGGGAACTGATCCTTTCTCTAGTGTAAGGGAATCTGAAGTAACTCAGTCTGCAATGAACATTGTGGACAATACGGAAGTGCAACCTGAAGAGAGAAGTACTTATAGTTTCTCTTTTAGCGACCCAAGGTTTTGGGAGCTGCCTTCGGTGTATGGATGGTTAGTTGGTCAAACCCAAGCTGCCCCTCGAACTGCACCAAGTCCTGGAGCTCTTGAAACTGCATCTGCTCTTGGTGAGGTAGCGAGTGTTTCACCTGTCAGATCTGAATTTATGCCAGGTGGCATGGACCAGCCACGGCTTGGTGGAAGATCTGGGTCTGGATGTCGGTCTTCTGGGTCTCGGATGATGCGCACAGCTGGACTTAATGATCACCCACATGATGAGAACTATCCTCAATCTGTCGTTAGTAAACTCAGGTCTGAACTTGAAGCCTCGCTGGCTGCAGCAGCATCTACAGAGTTGCCATGCACGGTGAAGCTTAGAGTATGGCCATACGACATGAAAGATCCTTGTGCACTTTTTCGTTCAGAAAGTTGCCGCTTAACTATTCCTCATGCAGTTCTATGCAG TGAAATGGGCGCCCATTTTTCTCCTTGTGGCAGATTCTTTGCTGCCTGTGTTGCATGTGTGCTACCTCAGTTGGAAGCTGATCCTGTATTACACGGCCAGGTCGATCCCGATGTCACTGGAGTGGCAACCTCACCTACTAGACACCCTGTTTCTGCTTATCAAATCATGTATGAGCTTCGGATTTATTCCTTGGAGGAGGCAAC ATTTGGAATGGTGCTTGCATCACGATCCATAAGAGCTGCTCATTGTTTAACCTCCATTCAG TTCTCTCCAACATCTGAACACTTACTGCTCGCCTACGGCCGTCGACATAATTCGCTTCTTAAAAGTATAGTCATTGATGGAGAGAATACAGTGCCTATTTACAGTATATTGGAG GTCTACAGAGTTTCTGATATGGAACTTGTGAGAGTTCTTCCCAGTGCGGAAGATGAAGTAAATGTTGCATGCTTTCACCCTTCAGTTGGAGGTGGCCTGATTTATGGAACAAAG GAAGGGAAGTTAAGGATTCTCCAAATTGACAGTTCTGGGGGCTTAAATCCAAAATCAACTGGTTTTCTTGATG
- the LOC104414398 gene encoding uncharacterized protein LOC104414398 isoform X4 — translation MGQTFVRVEAFSLQHLFAKYCPHMPPSRSTIAAAFSPDGKILASTHGDHTVKLIDSQTGSCLKVLRGHRRTPWVVRFHPLYPEILASGSLDHEVHLWDANTAECIGSRNFYRPIASIAFHAQGDLLAVASGHKLYIWHYNRSGETSSPTIVLRTPRSLRAVHFHPHAAPFLLTAEVNDLDLTDSAMTLATSPGYLHYPPPTIYLADAHSNERSRLEDELPLMPSPLLMWPSFTRDDGRATLPHIGGDVGLSGQQRVDSLSSGQYEFHPSPFEPSSSTSMHEETGTDPFSSVRESEVTQSAMNIVDNTEVQPEERSTYSFSFSDPRFWELPSVYGWLVGQTQAAPRTAPSPGALETASALGEVASVSPVRSEFMPGGMDQPRLGGRSGSGCRSSGSRMMRTAGLNDHPHDENYPQSVVSKLRSELEASLAAAASTELPCTVKLRVWPYDMKDPCALFRSESCRLTIPHAVLCSEMGAHFSPCGRFFAACVACVLPQLEADPVLHGQVDPDVTGVATSPTRHPVSAYQIMYELRIYSLEEATFGMVLASRSIRAAHCLTSIQFSPTSEHLLLAYGRRHNSLLKSIVIDGENTVPIYSILEVYRVSDMELVRVLPSAEDEVNVACFHPSVGGGLIYGTKEGKLRILQIDSSGGLNPKSTGFLDENMAEVPTYALEC, via the exons TGGAGATCATACTGTCAAACTTATTGATTCTCAGACGGGGAGTTGTTTAAAGGTGTTAAGGGGTCATAGGAGGACACCGTGGGTG GTAAGGTTCCACCCCTTGTACCCAGAGATCCTTGCAAGTGGTAGTTTGGATCATGAAGTTCACCtgtgggatgcaaatactgCAGAGTGCATAGGATCTCGCAATTTTT ACCGTCCTATTGCATCCATTGCGTTCCACGCCCAAGGAGATCTTCTTGCTGTTGCATCTGGTCACAAG TTGTACATTTGGCACTACAATAGAAGTGGAGAGACATCATCACCAACTATTGTTTTGAGGACACCACGATCTCTTAGGGCTGTGCATTTCCATCCACATGCAGCTCCATTTCTTTTAACAGCTGAG GTCAATGACCTTGACTTGACAGATTCGGCTATGACCCTGGCAACTTCTCCCGGTTATTTGCACTACCCTCCTCCTACTATATATCTTGCAGATGCTCATTCTAATGAAAGATCTAGGTTGGAAGATGAACTGCCTCTCATGCCTTCACCATTGTTGATGTGGCCTTCCTTTACTAGAGATGATGGAAGAGCAACCTTGCCACACATAGGTGGGGATGTTGGTCTTAGTGGACAGCAGAGGGTAGACTCGTTGTCTTCAGGGCAGTATGAATTCCATCCATCTCCATTTGAACCTAGCAGCTCTACTTCCATGCATGAAGAGACGGGAACTGATCCTTTCTCTAGTGTAAGGGAATCTGAAGTAACTCAGTCTGCAATGAACATTGTGGACAATACGGAAGTGCAACCTGAAGAGAGAAGTACTTATAGTTTCTCTTTTAGCGACCCAAGGTTTTGGGAGCTGCCTTCGGTGTATGGATGGTTAGTTGGTCAAACCCAAGCTGCCCCTCGAACTGCACCAAGTCCTGGAGCTCTTGAAACTGCATCTGCTCTTGGTGAGGTAGCGAGTGTTTCACCTGTCAGATCTGAATTTATGCCAGGTGGCATGGACCAGCCACGGCTTGGTGGAAGATCTGGGTCTGGATGTCGGTCTTCTGGGTCTCGGATGATGCGCACAGCTGGACTTAATGATCACCCACATGATGAGAACTATCCTCAATCTGTCGTTAGTAAACTCAGGTCTGAACTTGAAGCCTCGCTGGCTGCAGCAGCATCTACAGAGTTGCCATGCACGGTGAAGCTTAGAGTATGGCCATACGACATGAAAGATCCTTGTGCACTTTTTCGTTCAGAAAGTTGCCGCTTAACTATTCCTCATGCAGTTCTATGCAG TGAAATGGGCGCCCATTTTTCTCCTTGTGGCAGATTCTTTGCTGCCTGTGTTGCATGTGTGCTACCTCAGTTGGAAGCTGATCCTGTATTACACGGCCAGGTCGATCCCGATGTCACTGGAGTGGCAACCTCACCTACTAGACACCCTGTTTCTGCTTATCAAATCATGTATGAGCTTCGGATTTATTCCTTGGAGGAGGCAAC ATTTGGAATGGTGCTTGCATCACGATCCATAAGAGCTGCTCATTGTTTAACCTCCATTCAG TTCTCTCCAACATCTGAACACTTACTGCTCGCCTACGGCCGTCGACATAATTCGCTTCTTAAAAGTATAGTCATTGATGGAGAGAATACAGTGCCTATTTACAGTATATTGGAG GTCTACAGAGTTTCTGATATGGAACTTGTGAGAGTTCTTCCCAGTGCGGAAGATGAAGTAAATGTTGCATGCTTTCACCCTTCAGTTGGAGGTGGCCTGATTTATGGAACAAAG GAAGGGAAGTTAAGGATTCTCCAAATTGACAGTTCTGGGGGCTTAAATCCAAAATCAACTGGTTTTCTTGATG